A genomic segment from Stappia indica encodes:
- a CDS encoding helix-turn-helix domain-containing protein has protein sequence MSSKKAPNPIDVHVGSRVRLRRMMLGMSQEKLGESLGITFQQIQKYEKGTNRIGASRLQHIATILKVPVAFFFEDAPGTPDDASGFGEAKPASYVVDFLSSSEGLSLNKAFVRIEDAKVRRRVVDLVRALAGEEV, from the coding sequence ATGAGCAGCAAGAAAGCACCGAACCCCATCGACGTGCATGTTGGCAGCCGCGTGCGACTGCGCAGGATGATGCTTGGAATGAGCCAGGAGAAGCTTGGCGAGAGCCTTGGCATCACATTTCAGCAGATTCAGAAGTATGAAAAAGGCACCAACCGCATCGGCGCCAGCCGGCTGCAGCACATCGCCACGATCCTGAAGGTGCCGGTCGCCTTCTTCTTCGAGGATGCGCCGGGCACGCCGGACGATGCGAGCGGCTTCGGCGAGGCCAAGCCGGCATCCTATGTGGTCGATTTCCTGTCTTCCTCGGAAGGCCTGTCGCTGAACAAGGCCTTCGTGCGGATCGAGGATGCCAAGGTGCGGCGCCGTGTCGTCGACCTCGTCCGCGCCCTGGCCGGCGAAGAGGTCTGA